In Pseudomonas fluorescens, a genomic segment contains:
- a CDS encoding methyl-accepting chemotaxis protein → MNPLSLLKKARADRQGTATLTCTANELESSLATLRITPTLITGFISPHLDIDQVAAKLKRRFPQTAISLCTTSGELCNAADSLYCATGERWDRMVLQLFDDSVIASAEVVMVPLECEDIRSGGKRLGMQERIAKLVANIKRVQVHTSIDHRDTLAYVVFDGLSASESFFMEALYESGRFPCLFVGGSAGGKSDFQKTLIHDGQRSYQNHAQIVFLKTAAHVRFGVFKSQNFKAADLTFSVLTASVEDRTIDQVIDSSGNIKSMVQALCDAFNCAPQALESKLADYSFAIRVGSELFVRSIARIDYEQQIVQLFCDVAPGEELVMVRRTPLREATRLDYEQFLRGKGGQPVAGILNDCILRRLNNGAELGSMAGIFGDVPLAGFSTFGEILGLNLNQTLTAIFFFRVAKGASFSDEYVDNFIAHYGEFKAFFLRRQVKKLAGLNHVVVKQIAAFKNNDFTDTLNTRGLDRNILPVFEGLADLGLVLAQAERQQEDIASQLKHYSGELHASMDELVGTIGQQNTVSAQAGATVEGLSSQADVAVQGARTLAGSSLRIQSIVQVIQQIAGQTNLLALNAAIEAARAGDLGRGFAVVADEVRKLAEITRKNAAEIGVDIDLLSSEIQRVAQQIEDQSTGVGALREMLDVLEASSRATEGTAQRTKTIADTLTGLTHA, encoded by the coding sequence ATGAACCCACTTTCCCTTCTAAAAAAAGCCCGGGCCGATCGTCAAGGCACCGCCACCCTCACCTGCACCGCCAATGAATTGGAGTCTTCATTGGCCACCCTGCGCATCACACCCACCCTGATCACCGGTTTCATCTCCCCCCACCTGGACATCGACCAGGTCGCCGCCAAGCTCAAGCGTCGCTTTCCGCAAACCGCCATCAGCCTGTGCACCACCTCCGGTGAGTTGTGCAACGCCGCCGATTCGCTGTATTGCGCGACCGGCGAGCGCTGGGACCGGATGGTGTTGCAGCTGTTTGATGACAGTGTGATTGCCTCTGCCGAGGTGGTGATGGTGCCGTTGGAGTGTGAGGACATTCGCAGCGGCGGCAAGCGCTTGGGGATGCAGGAGCGGATCGCCAAGTTGGTGGCCAATATCAAGCGGGTGCAGGTGCACACCTCGATCGATCACCGCGACACCTTGGCCTACGTGGTGTTCGATGGGTTGTCGGCGTCGGAATCGTTTTTCATGGAGGCGCTGTATGAGTCCGGGCGTTTTCCATGCTTGTTCGTAGGCGGGTCGGCTGGGGGTAAGTCGGATTTCCAGAAAACGCTGATCCACGATGGCCAGCGCAGTTATCAGAACCATGCACAGATTGTGTTCCTCAAGACCGCGGCCCATGTGCGCTTTGGCGTGTTTAAAAGCCAAAACTTCAAGGCCGCGGATTTGACCTTCAGTGTGCTGACCGCCTCGGTGGAAGACCGCACGATTGACCAGGTGATCGACAGCAGCGGCAATATCAAGAGCATGGTGCAGGCGCTGTGTGACGCGTTCAATTGCGCCCCCCAGGCACTGGAGTCGAAGCTGGCGGATTACTCGTTCGCGATTCGGGTGGGCAGTGAGTTGTTTGTGCGCTCCATCGCACGCATCGACTATGAACAGCAGATCGTGCAGCTGTTTTGCGACGTGGCGCCGGGCGAAGAGCTGGTGATGGTGCGGCGTACGCCATTGCGTGAGGCCACACGCCTGGACTACGAGCAGTTTTTGCGTGGCAAGGGCGGCCAGCCGGTGGCGGGGATTTTGAATGACTGCATTTTGCGCCGACTGAATAACGGCGCCGAGCTGGGCAGCATGGCCGGCATTTTTGGGGATGTGCCGTTGGCGGGGTTTTCGACCTTCGGGGAGATTCTGGGCTTGAACCTGAATCAGACGCTGACGGCGATTTTCTTCTTTCGGGTGGCCAAGGGTGCGAGTTTCAGTGATGAGTACGTGGACAATTTCATCGCCCATTACGGCGAGTTCAAGGCATTTTTCCTGCGGCGTCAGGTGAAGAAGCTGGCGGGGTTGAACCATGTGGTGGTCAAGCAGATTGCGGCGTTCAAGAACAATGATTTCACCGACACCCTGAATACCCGAGGCCTGGACCGCAATATCCTGCCAGTCTTCGAAGGCCTGGCCGACTTGGGCCTGGTGTTGGCCCAGGCCGAGCGCCAACAGGAGGACATCGCTTCGCAGCTCAAGCACTACTCCGGTGAGTTACACGCCTCGATGGATGAACTGGTGGGCACGATTGGCCAGCAGAACACGGTGTCTGCCCAGGCCGGGGCCACGGTGGAGGGCCTGTCCAGCCAGGCGGATGTCGCGGTGCAGGGCGCGCGCACGCTGGCGGGGTCGAGTTTGCGTATCCAGTCGATTGTGCAGGTGATCCAGCAGATCGCCGGGCAGACCAACCTGCTGGCGCTCAACGCCGCGATTGAAGCGGCGCGCGCGGGCGACCTGGGCCGAGGCTTTGCGGTGGTGGCGGACGAGGTGCGCAAGCTGGCGGAAATCACGCGTAAGAATGCAGCGGAAATCGGTGTGGATATTGACCTGTTGTCGAGTGAGATCCAGCGCGTGGCCCAGCAGATTGAAGACCAGTCCACCGGGGTGGGCGCGTTGCGGGAGATGCTGGATGTGCTGGAGGCGTCGAGCCGTGCGACGGAGGGTACGGCGCAACGGACCAAGACCATTGCGGATACGTTGACGGGGCTGACCCATGCCTAG
- a CDS encoding methyl-accepting chemotaxis protein encodes MPIWAKQVESSRHQTEEAIVSLANRFTGIAARLQETVQASQHAAGELDGQAADGALEVLARSDSELSQVINSLKATQSSRDQTLAQVRSLTAYTGELRTMAADVAAIAAQTNLLALNAAIEAARAGEAGRGFAVVADAVRSLSSKSSETGQQMSAKVDIINNAITQLVQAASSSADQDSHSVAASENSIQVVLERFQNITGRLAESADLLKQESYGIRDEMTEVLVNLQFQDRVSQILSHVRDNMHALHDHLLQASQAPDQAVAVDARQWLARMEATYATDEQRRIHHGEAAVQQNSQDITFF; translated from the coding sequence ATGCCGATCTGGGCCAAGCAGGTGGAAAGCTCGCGCCATCAGACCGAAGAAGCCATTGTGAGCCTGGCCAACCGTTTTACCGGCATTGCCGCACGGTTGCAGGAAACGGTACAAGCCTCGCAGCACGCTGCGGGTGAGCTGGATGGCCAGGCCGCCGACGGCGCGCTTGAGGTGCTGGCGCGCAGCGACAGTGAGCTGAGCCAGGTGATCAATTCGCTCAAGGCGACCCAAAGCAGCCGTGACCAAACCCTGGCCCAGGTCCGTAGCCTCACCGCCTATACCGGTGAACTGCGCACCATGGCCGCCGACGTGGCGGCGATTGCCGCGCAAACCAACCTGCTGGCGCTCAACGCGGCCATCGAGGCGGCGCGGGCTGGCGAAGCCGGTCGTGGTTTCGCCGTGGTGGCCGATGCGGTGCGCAGCCTGTCGAGCAAATCCAGTGAAACCGGCCAACAGATGTCGGCCAAGGTCGACATCATCAATAACGCCATTACCCAACTGGTACAGGCCGCGTCCAGCAGCGCCGACCAGGACAGCCACTCGGTGGCGGCGTCCGAAAACAGCATTCAAGTGGTGCTCGAGCGCTTCCAGAACATCACCGGGCGCCTGGCCGAGTCCGCCGACCTGCTCAAGCAGGAAAGCTACGGCATTCGTGATGAGATGACCGAGGTGCTGGTCAACCTGCAATTCCAGGACCGGGTCAGCCAGATCCTCAGCCACGTGCGAGACAACATGCACGCCTTGCATGACCACCTCCTGCAGGCCAGCCAGGCCCCTGACCAGGCGGTCGCCGTCGACGCCCGGCAGTGGCTGGCGCGCATGGAAGCCACTTATGCCACCGACGAGCAACGGCGCATCCATCATGGCGAAGCGGCCGTGCAGCAGAATTCTCAAGACATTACCTTCTTTTAG
- a CDS encoding response regulator, whose translation MAKNVLVVDDSSSVRQVVGIALKSAGYDVIEACDGRDALGKLTGQKVHLIISDVNMPNMDGITFVKEVKKLANYKFTPIIMLTTESQESKKAEGQAAGAKAWVVKPFQPAQMLAAVSKLILP comes from the coding sequence ATGGCGAAGAATGTATTAGTGGTCGACGACTCCAGCAGTGTGCGGCAAGTGGTCGGCATTGCCTTGAAAAGCGCCGGTTACGACGTGATCGAAGCGTGCGACGGCCGGGATGCCCTGGGCAAGCTCACCGGGCAGAAGGTGCACCTGATCATCAGCGACGTAAACATGCCCAACATGGACGGCATCACCTTCGTCAAGGAGGTCAAGAAGCTGGCCAACTACAAGTTCACCCCGATCATCATGCTGACCACCGAGTCCCAGGAATCGAAGAAGGCCGAGGGCCAGGCCGCTGGCGCCAAGGCGTGGGTGGTCAAGCCGTTCCAGCCGGCACAGATGCTGGCAGCGGTCTCAAAACTGATTCTGCCCTGA
- a CDS encoding STAS domain-containing protein: MPITHETFDDTTRVCIDGELTIYTVAELAGALLPQLGATPRMALDLSQVTELDGAGLQLLAVIQREAGIAGTALSVIGQSQAVTQALQLCRGAVL, from the coding sequence ATGCCCATCACCCATGAAACATTCGATGACACCACCCGCGTGTGCATTGACGGCGAACTGACGATCTACACCGTCGCCGAGCTGGCGGGCGCGCTGCTGCCGCAGCTGGGCGCGACGCCACGCATGGCGCTGGACCTGTCACAGGTCACGGAACTGGATGGCGCCGGCCTGCAATTGCTCGCGGTCATCCAGCGTGAAGCCGGCATCGCCGGCACAGCCTTGAGCGTGATCGGCCAGAGCCAGGCAGTCACGCAGGCACTCCAACTGTGTCGAGGCGCGGTCTTGTAG
- a CDS encoding chemotaxis protein CheA: MSINLDQAQQTFIVEARELLQAMEQSLLQLESEPGDQDAIGAIFRAAHTIKGSAGLFGLEPVVSFTHIVEDVLDRLRDGSVAVDATLIAMLLKCGDHMLELIDVVAHRGETLQPEALEREAALREALSTYQAPGTPAQRVETAAACTGTPTDVLWHISLRFGADVFRNGMDPLSFLRYLETLGQMMQVTILTDSIPALESWDPESCYLGFEIDLRSTASHATLNEVFDFVRDDCEVHIVAVDPTPDSDLGSEQVTAAEQGAITASAQRQPAASEAKPRDGNYVRVNADKLDELINLVGELVIASAGASLLARSCNNDPLQEATSTVSGLVEEILDGALHLRMIPIGDTFNRFRRVVRDISQELGKDIELIISGAETELDKTVVEKIGDPLMHLLRNAMDHGIESADARRAAGKSAKGHLSLNAYHDSGSIVIEIADDGAGLNRERILAKAQERGLVASGAVLTDQEIYNLIFEAGFSTAEAVTNLSGRGVGMDVVKRNITLLRGTVDLDSRPGQGTVVRIRLPLTLAIINGFLVGIDQSTYVIPLDMVQECIELDERQRQSSRDKGYLDLRGEVLPLVDLRDHFSHEGPASRRQNVVVVRYAEHKAGLVVDELLGEFQTVIKPLGKLFGALRGISGSTILGSGAVALILDIPALLNQIVQLEARTPQVPQSPPAVAR, encoded by the coding sequence GTGAGCATCAATCTCGATCAGGCACAGCAGACATTCATCGTCGAGGCGCGCGAGCTGTTGCAAGCCATGGAGCAATCCTTGCTGCAACTGGAAAGCGAACCCGGCGACCAGGATGCCATTGGCGCGATTTTCCGTGCCGCCCACACTATCAAGGGCTCCGCCGGCCTGTTCGGCCTGGAGCCAGTCGTGAGTTTTACGCATATTGTCGAGGACGTACTCGACCGCCTGCGCGACGGCAGTGTGGCGGTCGATGCCACGCTGATCGCGATGTTGCTCAAGTGCGGCGACCATATGCTCGAGTTGATCGACGTCGTCGCCCATCGGGGCGAAACGTTGCAGCCCGAGGCCCTGGAACGTGAAGCGGCATTGCGCGAGGCGCTGAGCACGTATCAGGCACCTGGCACCCCGGCCCAACGCGTCGAAACTGCGGCGGCCTGCACGGGCACTCCCACCGACGTGCTGTGGCACATCTCCCTGCGTTTCGGCGCGGATGTGTTCCGCAATGGCATGGACCCGCTGTCGTTTCTGCGTTACCTCGAGACCTTGGGGCAGATGATGCAGGTCACGATCCTCACCGATAGCATCCCGGCCTTGGAAAGCTGGGACCCGGAGAGCTGCTACCTGGGTTTCGAGATCGACCTGCGCTCGACAGCCAGCCATGCCACCCTCAACGAAGTGTTCGACTTCGTGCGTGACGATTGTGAAGTGCACATCGTTGCCGTCGACCCCACGCCCGACAGCGACCTGGGCAGCGAACAGGTCACGGCGGCAGAGCAAGGCGCCATCACGGCTTCGGCGCAGCGCCAGCCGGCCGCCAGCGAGGCGAAACCCCGGGACGGTAATTACGTGCGGGTCAACGCCGACAAGCTCGACGAGTTGATCAACCTGGTCGGCGAGCTGGTGATTGCCAGTGCCGGTGCGAGCCTGCTGGCCCGCTCCTGTAACAACGACCCTCTGCAAGAGGCCACCTCGACGGTATCGGGGTTGGTGGAAGAGATCCTCGATGGCGCCCTGCACTTGCGCATGATCCCCATCGGCGACACGTTCAACCGCTTCCGCCGCGTGGTGCGCGATATCAGCCAGGAGCTGGGCAAGGACATCGAACTGATCATCAGCGGCGCGGAAACCGAACTGGACAAGACGGTTGTCGAGAAAATCGGCGACCCACTGATGCACCTGCTGCGCAACGCCATGGACCACGGTATCGAAAGCGCCGATGCCCGGCGTGCGGCCGGTAAGTCGGCCAAAGGCCATTTGAGCCTCAATGCGTACCATGACTCGGGGAGCATCGTCATTGAAATCGCCGACGATGGCGCCGGGCTCAACCGTGAACGCATCCTGGCCAAAGCCCAGGAGCGCGGGCTGGTGGCCAGCGGCGCGGTGCTCACCGACCAGGAGATCTACAACCTGATCTTCGAAGCGGGTTTCTCCACCGCCGAGGCCGTGACCAATCTGTCCGGGCGTGGCGTGGGCATGGACGTGGTCAAGCGCAATATCACCCTGTTGCGCGGCACCGTCGACCTGGACAGCCGCCCCGGCCAGGGCACCGTGGTGCGCATCCGCCTGCCGCTGACGTTGGCGATCATCAATGGGTTTCTGGTGGGCATCGACCAGTCCACTTATGTGATTCCGCTGGACATGGTCCAGGAATGCATCGAACTGGATGAGCGCCAGCGCCAGTCCAGCCGCGACAAGGGCTACCTGGACCTGCGTGGCGAAGTGTTGCCGCTGGTGGACCTGCGCGACCACTTCAGCCACGAAGGCCCCGCCTCGCGCCGCCAGAATGTGGTGGTGGTGCGCTACGCCGAGCACAAGGCCGGGCTGGTGGTCGATGAGCTGCTCGGGGAGTTCCAGACCGTGATCAAACCCCTGGGCAAGTTGTTTGGCGCACTGCGCGGCATCAGCGGCTCGACCATATTGGGCAGCGGCGCGGTGGCCCTGATCCTGGATATACCGGCACTGCTCAACCAAATCGTACAACTGGAAGCCCGCACGCCCCAGGTGCCTCAATCGCCACCGGCCGTCGCTCGCTGA
- a CDS encoding methyl-accepting chemotaxis protein, whose amino-acid sequence MKWFYDLKISTKLISSFLVVLALTAAMGGFAILQLGAVNQAAQDIKGNWMPSMRAAAGMRFFAANYRLKENRHIGTEIAEEKAQAEREAVDSRQQFETRLGTYEQLLSNDEDRQLLASVKSAWTSYLAASKQLFELSRQNQEAQARGLLRGESKEHFDEVTSRLQKMVELNDGGATIAGDKGAALYESARVSIIAVLIAALLIGLGLAMFIARIISRPLKQAATAAEQLAEGNLNAHIEPGAKDETGMVLNAMRNMVGKLAHIIGEVRNAADNLASASEEVSATAQSMSQATSEQAASVEETSASVEQMSASINQNTENAKVTDGMASKAAKEATEGGESVQQTVVAMKKIAQRISIIDDIAYQTNLLALNAAIEAARAGEHGKGFAVVAAEVRKLAERSQVAAQEIGELSSSSVDMAEKAGKLLDEMVPSINKTSDLVQEISAASEEQAAGVAQINTAMTQLNQVTQQNASSSEELAATAEEMSSQAEQLQQAMSFFVLDSTPKAAVQSSSVDSPGSKPNRQPPRPKPQAPRKAFAYSMASAPDESEFTRF is encoded by the coding sequence ATGAAATGGTTCTACGATCTTAAGATTTCCACCAAGTTGATCAGCTCGTTCCTGGTGGTCCTGGCGCTCACTGCGGCCATGGGCGGCTTCGCCATCCTCCAGCTCGGTGCGGTCAACCAGGCGGCCCAGGACATCAAGGGCAACTGGATGCCCTCCATGCGCGCAGCGGCCGGCATGCGTTTTTTTGCCGCCAACTATCGCTTGAAAGAAAACCGCCACATCGGTACCGAGATTGCCGAGGAAAAGGCCCAGGCTGAACGTGAGGCCGTCGACTCGCGCCAACAGTTCGAAACCCGCCTCGGGACCTATGAGCAGTTGCTGTCCAACGACGAAGACCGTCAGCTCCTGGCCAGCGTGAAAAGCGCCTGGACGTCCTACCTGGCGGCCAGCAAGCAGTTGTTCGAGCTGTCCCGGCAGAATCAGGAAGCCCAGGCGCGCGGTTTGCTCAGGGGCGAGTCCAAGGAGCATTTCGATGAAGTGACCAGCCGCTTGCAGAAAATGGTCGAGCTCAACGACGGCGGGGCGACCATTGCGGGTGACAAGGGCGCGGCGCTGTACGAAAGCGCACGCGTGTCGATCATCGCGGTGCTGATCGCCGCCTTGTTGATTGGCCTGGGCCTGGCGATGTTCATTGCGCGGATCATTTCCCGTCCGTTGAAGCAAGCCGCGACTGCCGCCGAGCAATTGGCCGAAGGCAACCTCAACGCCCACATCGAGCCGGGTGCCAAAGATGAAACCGGCATGGTGCTCAACGCCATGCGCAACATGGTCGGCAAGCTGGCACATATCATCGGTGAAGTGCGCAACGCCGCCGATAACCTGGCCAGCGCCTCCGAGGAGGTCAGCGCCACCGCGCAATCGATGAGCCAGGCCACCAGTGAACAGGCCGCCAGCGTCGAGGAAACCAGTGCATCGGTCGAGCAGATGAGCGCCAGCATCAACCAGAACACTGAAAACGCCAAGGTCACCGACGGCATGGCCAGCAAGGCCGCCAAGGAAGCCACCGAGGGCGGCGAATCGGTACAGCAGACCGTGGTGGCGATGAAGAAAATCGCCCAGCGCATCAGCATCATCGATGACATCGCCTACCAGACCAACCTGCTCGCCCTCAATGCCGCCATCGAAGCCGCTCGGGCCGGTGAGCATGGCAAGGGGTTCGCCGTGGTGGCGGCCGAAGTGCGCAAGCTGGCCGAACGCAGCCAGGTCGCCGCCCAGGAAATTGGCGAACTGTCCTCCAGCAGCGTGGACATGGCCGAGAAGGCCGGCAAGTTGCTTGACGAAATGGTGCCCTCGATCAACAAGACTTCCGACCTCGTGCAGGAAATCAGCGCCGCGTCCGAGGAACAGGCCGCAGGTGTCGCGCAGATCAATACGGCGATGACCCAGCTCAACCAAGTGACCCAGCAGAACGCGTCAAGCAGCGAGGAACTGGCCGCCACCGCCGAAGAAATGAGCAGCCAGGCCGAGCAACTGCAACAGGCCATGAGCTTCTTCGTGCTGGATTCAACGCCCAAGGCCGCGGTTCAAAGCAGCAGCGTGGACAGCCCTGGCAGCAAGCCCAACCGTCAGCCGCCACGGCCAAAACCACAGGCGCCGCGCAAGGCCTTCGCCTACAGCATGGCCAGTGCCCCGGACGAATCGGAATTCACCCGCTTCTGA
- a CDS encoding chemotaxis protein CheW, translating to MGAVMTTRHAAVAVDEDAQYLTFMLGGEMFALGILGIKEIIEYGSLTVVPMMPAFVRGVINLRGAVVPVVDLSARFGRANSAITRRSCVIIIEASTEDGQPQDIGLLVDTVSAVQEIPATQIEPPPSFGARIRADFISGMAKVDGKFVIVLEVDKVLSIDEMSSLAEGGQAPALDLDLR from the coding sequence ATGGGCGCAGTGATGACGACTCGGCATGCCGCGGTTGCGGTGGACGAGGACGCGCAATACCTGACCTTTATGCTCGGCGGCGAAATGTTTGCCCTCGGCATTCTGGGGATCAAGGAAATTATCGAATACGGCAGCCTGACCGTGGTGCCGATGATGCCCGCCTTCGTGCGCGGGGTGATCAACCTGCGTGGCGCGGTGGTGCCGGTGGTCGATTTGTCGGCGCGCTTCGGCCGGGCCAATTCGGCGATCACCCGGCGTTCCTGCGTGATCATCATCGAGGCGAGTACCGAAGATGGCCAGCCCCAGGACATCGGGCTGCTGGTCGATACGGTGTCTGCCGTGCAGGAGATCCCCGCCACGCAGATCGAGCCGCCGCCCAGCTTCGGTGCGCGGATTCGCGCCGACTTCATCAGCGGCATGGCCAAGGTCGATGGCAAGTTCGTGATTGTGTTGGAGGTGGACAAGGTGCTGTCCATCGATGAGATGTCCAGCCTCGCCGAGGGCGGCCAGGCGCCGGCTCTCGACCTTGACCTGCGTTGA
- a CDS encoding CheR family methyltransferase: protein MPDTAVIDDREFGQFQSWLYRAAGINLSPAKKALVAGRLFKRLKHYELQSYGEYFKLIMNDQRTGELQVALDLLTTNETYFFREPKHFDFLRQQVLPKVVPGKVFRVWSAASSSGEEPYSLAMTLAESLGTTPWEVVGSDISTQMLAKARSGHYTMERTETLPQPLLTKYCLKGIGRQEGTFLIDKTLRNRVNFVQVNLNEALPALGEFEVIFLRNVMIYFDQPTKSQVVARLLPLLKPGGYFIISHSESLHGVNDTLKLVAPSIYRKP, encoded by the coding sequence ATGCCAGACACCGCCGTTATCGACGATCGTGAATTCGGCCAGTTCCAATCCTGGCTGTACCGCGCTGCCGGCATCAACCTGTCGCCGGCCAAGAAAGCCCTGGTGGCCGGGCGCCTGTTCAAGCGTCTCAAGCACTATGAGCTGCAGAGCTATGGTGAGTATTTCAAGCTGATCATGAATGACCAACGCACGGGCGAACTGCAGGTTGCCCTGGATTTGCTGACCACCAACGAAACCTATTTTTTCCGTGAGCCCAAGCACTTCGACTTCCTGCGTCAACAGGTGCTGCCCAAGGTCGTGCCGGGCAAGGTGTTTCGTGTGTGGAGTGCGGCCAGCTCCTCGGGCGAAGAACCCTACAGCCTGGCGATGACCCTGGCCGAGAGCCTGGGCACCACCCCCTGGGAAGTGGTCGGTTCGGACATCAGTACCCAGATGCTGGCCAAGGCGCGCAGTGGTCATTACACCATGGAGCGCACCGAGACGCTGCCCCAGCCGCTGCTGACCAAGTACTGCCTCAAGGGCATTGGTCGCCAGGAAGGCACCTTCCTGATCGACAAGACCTTGCGTAACCGGGTCAATTTTGTCCAGGTCAACCTCAACGAAGCGCTGCCCGCACTCGGCGAGTTCGAGGTGATCTTCCTGCGCAACGTGATGATTTATTTCGACCAGCCGACCAAGAGCCAGGTGGTTGCGCGCCTGTTGCCGCTGCTCAAGCCCGGCGGTTACTTCATCATCAGTCATTCGGAAAGCCTCCACGGTGTGAATGACACCTTGAAGCTGGTGGCACCGTCGATTTACCGCAAGCCATGA
- the cheD gene encoding chemoreceptor glutamine deamidase CheD, translated as MKKPVGVAEVVLAPGQVSFATRPTRLRTLLGSCVAITFWHPQRQIGGMCHFMLPGRLRNHQSLDGKYADEALELLVQHAHLNGTQAQDYQVKLFGGGRMFPEQQRQRPTQDVASLNIRAALALAERYHLHLAAQDMGSTGYRTIMFDLWNGNVWVRHQPMGTLQQNA; from the coding sequence ATGAAAAAGCCTGTCGGCGTGGCCGAAGTGGTATTGGCACCTGGGCAGGTCAGCTTTGCGACGCGGCCGACGCGCCTGCGCACTTTGCTCGGTTCCTGCGTAGCTATCACCTTTTGGCACCCGCAACGGCAGATCGGCGGCATGTGCCACTTCATGCTGCCGGGGCGCTTGCGCAACCATCAGTCCCTGGACGGCAAGTATGCCGATGAGGCCCTGGAACTGCTGGTGCAACACGCCCACCTCAATGGCACGCAGGCACAGGATTACCAGGTCAAGCTGTTCGGTGGCGGCAGGATGTTTCCCGAACAGCAACGCCAGCGGCCGACGCAGGACGTGGCCAGCCTGAATATTCGCGCGGCGCTGGCCTTGGCCGAGCGCTATCACCTGCACTTGGCGGCCCAGGACATGGGCAGTACCGGTTACCGCACGATCATGTTCGACCTGTGGAACGGCAACGTCTGGGTTCGGCACCAACCAATGGGAACACTTCAACAAAATGCCTAA
- a CDS encoding protein-glutamate methylesterase/protein-glutamine glutaminase — translation MPNKKISVLLVDDSAVVRQVLLAILSDTPDIHVMGAASDPIFAMDKLAREWPDVIVLDVEMPRMDGITFLKKIMSERPTPVVICSSLTQKGAETSLQALSAGAVEIITKPTTGLKSFLIESAAELVAAIRAAANSNVKNLGKRAASPAPSLAPPSKLSADAILPANGHAMAQTTERIVAIGTSTGGTQALEAVLTALPRVCPGMVIVQHMPEKFTASFAERLNSVCEIEVREARNNDRILPGLALIAPGGKHLMVTRSGAYYHAQVIDGPLVNRHRPSVDVLFRSVAKFAGRNATGIIMTGMGDDGARGLKEMLEAGAATVAQDEASCVVFGMPKEAIKLNAAQRIMALEDIHQAILYK, via the coding sequence ATGCCTAACAAAAAAATCAGTGTGCTGCTGGTCGATGACTCGGCCGTAGTACGCCAGGTGCTGCTGGCGATTCTCAGCGATACACCGGATATCCACGTGATGGGTGCCGCCTCTGACCCGATCTTTGCCATGGACAAACTCGCCCGGGAATGGCCGGATGTGATCGTACTGGACGTGGAAATGCCGCGCATGGACGGCATCACCTTTCTGAAGAAAATCATGAGCGAGCGGCCGACGCCGGTGGTGATCTGTTCCTCGCTGACCCAGAAAGGCGCGGAGACCTCCCTGCAAGCGCTGTCGGCCGGTGCCGTGGAAATCATCACCAAGCCCACGACCGGGCTGAAGAGTTTCCTGATCGAGTCGGCGGCCGAGTTGGTGGCCGCGATCCGTGCCGCGGCGAACTCCAACGTCAAGAACCTGGGAAAGCGCGCCGCCAGCCCGGCGCCGTCACTGGCCCCGCCCAGCAAGCTCAGTGCGGATGCGATCCTGCCCGCCAATGGCCACGCCATGGCACAGACCACGGAACGTATCGTCGCCATTGGCACCTCCACCGGCGGTACCCAGGCACTGGAGGCGGTGCTGACAGCATTGCCGAGGGTGTGCCCCGGCATGGTGATCGTGCAGCACATGCCCGAGAAATTCACCGCCTCCTTTGCCGAGCGCCTCAACAGCGTCTGCGAGATCGAGGTACGCGAGGCGCGCAACAACGACCGCATCCTGCCCGGCCTGGCCTTGATCGCGCCTGGCGGCAAGCACCTGATGGTCACCCGCAGTGGTGCCTATTATCACGCCCAGGTGATCGACGGGCCGCTGGTCAACCGGCATCGGCCGTCAGTGGATGTGCTGTTTCGCTCGGTGGCCAAGTTCGCCGGCAGGAATGCCACCGGCATCATCATGACCGGCATGGGCGACGACGGCGCACGCGGGCTCAAGGAGATGCTTGAGGCCGGAGCCGCCACGGTGGCCCAGGACGAGGCCAGTTGCGTGGTGTTCGGCATGCCCAAGGAGGCGATCAAGCTCAACGCCGCCCAGCGCATCATGGCGCTGGAGGACATTCATCAGGCGATCTTGTACAAGTGA